A single genomic interval of Osmia lignaria lignaria isolate PbOS001 chromosome 9, iyOsmLign1, whole genome shotgun sequence harbors:
- the dlp gene encoding glypican dally-like: MSGMLSMLCVILILSVGTTTVRAGLKCDAVRPYFESQGFPVSDIPKEAISSKELKICGSVRSGGEVCCSADMEVRLQARARDKHEKATKETLQRLHQVLSTRGTRFHNFFKDLLATSKRGFHEMFKKTYGILYEQNAYVFTDLFKELENYYAKGTVDLDDLMDNFFNTLYQKMFTVLNSQYNFDNKYLECLGDHMKEMRPFGDVPQKLGVQIKRSFVATRAFSQALTVAADVLKNMQSLKPSADCAAALTRMTVCPSCSGITGNVLACGDMCANVMKGCLAQHAALDAEWNHFVEAVDKVADRLLGPFNIEMLVRPINLKISEAIMNFQENSHDVSQRVFTGCGRPVLGRRRRRDNRELELESLNFDQDTLTEDRASTAAILDKLVKETRQRVRDSRQFWVLLPYKLCNDGLVVPPSNTKECWNGTHVDKYIYPVSSNGETQILNPEVRSSGPRPTIVRDQIYALTTITNRLKSAFNGQDVDWIDTEDTEWNGSGSGSGDTTDQDPITDDEDGFKEGSGYEPKPSPPEVPKQSPPAVNPDVVPPRVDVEPKMNGNSNNGTSTVDNGASRQKMSLSRALTTYLVPIVVMWFGGCLTEWL; this comes from the exons CAAAGGAGCTGAAAATATGCGGCAGCGTGAGAAGCGGCGGAGAGGTATGCTGTTCCGCGGACATGGAAGTGAGATTGCAGGCGAGGGCACGTGACAAACATGAGAAAGCCACCAAAGAAACTCTTCAACGACTGCATCAGGTCCTGTCGACCAGAGGGACCAGGTTTCACA ATTTCTTTAAGGATCTTCTCGCGACTAGTAAAAGAGGATTCCACGAGATGTTTAAGAAAACTTATGGCATTCTGTACGAACAGAACGCTTACGTTTTCACGGATCTATTTAAGGAGCTGGAAAATTATTACGCCAAGGGCACG GTCGACCTCGATGATCTCATGGACAACTTCTTTAACACCCTCTATCAGAAGATGTTCACGGTGCTTAATAGCCAATATAACTTCGACAATAAGTACTTGGAGTGTCTCGGTGATCACATGAAAGAGATGAGACCATTTGGCGACGTTCCGCAGAAATTAGGGGTGCAGATAAAGAGGTCGTTCGTTGCGACCAGAGCCTTCAGCCAAGCGCTCACGGTTGCCGCTGATGTCCTGAAAAATATGCAATCG TTGAAGCCGTCTGCGGACTGTGCAGCTGCACTCACCAGGATGACAGTTTGTCCGTCGTGCAGCGGGATCACTGGGAACGTGTTAGCATGCGGTGACATGTGTGCCAACGTGATGAAGGGTTGCCTGGCTCAGCATGCGGCTCTGGATGCTGAATGGAATCACTTCGTCG AGGCCGTGGACAAGGTGGCGGACCGACTGTTAGGACCGTTCAACATCGAGATGTTGGTGCGACCGATCAATCTGAAAATCTCCGAGGCGATAATGAACTTCCAAGAGAACAGCCACGACGTCTCTCAGAGAGTGTTCACCGGTTGCGGTCGGCCGGTGTTGGGCAGACGTAGACGAAGAGATAACAGGGAACTGGAACTAGAGTCGCTGAACTTCGATCAGGATACGTTGACCGAGGACCGTGCCTCGACCGCCGCGATCCTAGATAAGCTGGTGAAAGAGACCAGGCAGAGGGTTCGGGATTCCCGGCAATTTTGGGTTCTCTTACCTTACAAGCTTTGCAACGATGGTCTAGTCGTTCCGCCCAGCAACACGAAGGAGTGTTGGAACGGCACACACGTGGACAA ATACATATACCCGGTGTCGTCGAACGGAGAGACTCAGATACTGAATCCGGAAGTTAGGAGCTCGGGACCGAGGCCGACCATCGTGAGAGATCAAATCTACGCGTTGACAACCATCACGAATAGACTGAAGTCAGCGTTCAATGGCCAGGATGTCGACTGGATAGACACCG AGGACACAGAATGGAACGGTTCCGGTAGCGGATCCGGCGACACTACCGACCAGGATCCGATCACCGACGACGAGGACGGTTTCAAGGAAGGCTCCGGCTACGAGCCAAAGCCCTCGCCCCCGGAGGTGCCAAAGCAGTCACCTCCGGCGGTGAATCCGGATGTGGTGCCTCCTCGGGTCGACGTGGAGCCGAAGATGAACGGCAACAGCAACAACGGCACGTCCACCGTGGACAATGGGGCGAGCAGACAGAAAATGTCTCTCTCCCGTGCCTTGACGACGTACCTCGTTCCCATAGTGGTTATGTGGTTCGGTGGTTGTCTCACCGAGTGGCTGTGA
- the Nab2 gene encoding nuclear polyadenosine RNA-binding 2 isoform X2, which produces MDIRGIEVTNQLRSAIRAKLLELGVRYDEELPDYILVMVVNKKSRQQMHEDLYLFLESCTTPFVDWLHDQVLKKLQKVTVAKKKSLREFVPTVVVKQEEERKKKKACTTSFLDDQTVNQTTDKSSNKNLKDDKSFHKQNTKASISSQKLDTTQNKNIDKSVKNISHESKLDGTPNHVVSQQPVIKRTQVTTDNQSVGVNKEVFTIETLNNKSGDPPKVDDKSSRNLKRPLEMTNNYKDNLEKKQTEAKRSKIEENGEDTTEDNAKKLKSCVNKPKVTSVVSVKNRLGVVSPRKKFEVHRERMDNESRYRQNEKHLEKHRLDSNRSSNFQRGRNFDADERSKRNRETDLKHNESDKVINIKTRLGNTKIDKTPKSIDLKEKVNSIVKSRSVEKTGGTIKDRLGIANKLPKQLGNKEPIDFKSKPLEQDRDPSAINKNIKNRLGPLKNNFKPLNIKSAFNSSIRKSQSSEDDDYLNLGAEEELDDDAQSVGNSGPIKSHIIAVNKPAPIKTERKRLKSLERGNKQSSDLDEDMEETKIPSKVIVTPRPLKPLQPAQKRATQSLLLRAVAEANQSVVTQKNPEPSLLDKKQTLKRLKPAPVRDVGQNLSVHLNSNKRLVMEKIQVELNTDITEMKAKPYVPQPVTEEHMGVVMSLFQRSDDNQKFLVTLNGYNNNHVNEKNMSDDEERLEMEVNEDDELALSTIQNDMYVQNESETSVFQITEAEEEGDLKERTDENNENCNTENVEKIEEPPRRRRKLSPIVYNRSHSPSPVDLKSNTLVTSSVLTKRLEKKASTENSVTVIDKSKEKCRYWPNCTLGNKCSYLHPAVMCSAFPACKFGDKCAYKHPKCKFGLSCTKLGCVFSHPAQQCKYHPFCTKPACPYSHPMPATVEPSSQRAKFTWRRRD; this is translated from the exons ATGGATATACGTGGAATAGAAGTCACGAATCAATTGCGA AGTGCAATTCGTGCTAAATTGTTGGAGCTCGGAGTACGATACGATGAAGAACTACCGGATTATATTTTAGTGATGGTTGTAAACAAAAAATCCCGTCAGCAAATGCATGAGGATTTGTATTTGTTCTTGGAGAGCTGTACAACGCCGTTTGTGGATTGGTTGCACGATCAAGTgttgaaaaaattgcaaaaggtCACTGTAGCTAAAAAGAAATCGTTGAGAGAGTTTGTGCCCACAGTTGTGGttaaacaggaagaggaaaggaagaagaaaaaggcaTGCACAACTTCCTTTCTGGATGATCAAACCGTTAATCAGACTACCGATAAGTCATCCAATAAGAACCTGAAGGATGACAAATCATTCCATAAGCAGAACACAAAAGCATCCATATCTAGTCAAAAATTGGACACAACtcagaataaaaatatagaCAAGTCTGTAAAGAATATAAGTCATGAAAGCAAATTGGATGGCACACCAAATCATGTTGTTTCTCAGCAGCCTGTGATAAAAAGAACGCAGGTGACTACTGATAATCAAAGTGTCGGTGTAAATAAAGAAGTTTTTACCATTGAAACTTTGAACAACAAATCTGGGGATCCACCAAAAGTCGATGATAAATCATCCAGAAATCTCAAAAGACCATTGGAGATGACAAATAATTATAAGGAcaatttagaaaagaaacagACTGAAGCGAAGAGAtccaaaattgaagaaaatggcGAGGATACAACAGAAGATAACGCAAAGAAATTAAAATCTTGCGTGAACAAGCCAAAAGTTACCTCAGTTGTATCTGTTAAAAATCGTTTAGGAGTGGTATCTCCCAGGAAGAAATTCGAAGTCCATAGAGAAAGGATGGATAACGAAAGTCGATATAGACAGAATGAAAAGCATCTTGAGAAGCACAGATTGGATAGTAATCGTAGTAGTAACTTCCAACGGGGAAGGAATTTTGATGCGGACGAACGGTCAAAAAGAAATCGCGAAACTGATTTAAAACACAACGAGTCTGATAAAGTTATTAACATTAAAACTCGACTAGGAAATACTAAGATTGACAAAACACCCAAAAGCATAGATTTAAAAGAGAAAGTTAATTCTATTGTAAAATCAAGATCAGTAGAAAAAACAGGGGGTACAATTAAAGATCGTTTAGGAATCGCTAATAAATTACCAAAACAGCTAGGAAATAAAGAACCGATAGATTTTAAAAGTAAACCTCTGGAACAAGATCGTGATCCTTCAGCTATCAACAAAAACATAAAGAATAGATTGGGACCATTAAAGAATAACTTCAAaccattaaatattaaaagtgcTTTCAATTCGTCGATTCGAAAGTCTCAAAGTAGCGAGGACGATGATTATCTGAACTTAGGTGCAGAAGAGGAATTAGACGATGATGCCCAATCAGTGGGGAACTCTGGTCCTATTAAATCCCACATAATAGCTGTAAATAAACCTGCACCAATTAAGACTGAAAGAAAACGATTGAAGTCTTTAGAAAGAGGAAATAAACAATCGAGTGATCTGGATGAGGATATGGAAGAAACAAAGATACCTAGTAAAGTAATCGTAACACCAAGACCATTGAAACCATTGCAACCTGCACAGAAACGTGCTACGCAGTCACTTTTATTAAGGGCTGTTGCAGAAGCAAATCAGTCGGTTGTTACCCAAAAAAATCCAGAGCCATCTCTATTG GATAAGAAACAAACGTTGAAACGTCTTAAACCTGCCCCGGTGAGGGACGTGGGTCAAAATTTATCGGTACATCTCAATTCTAATAAGAGATTAGTCATGGAAAAGATACAAGTGGAATTAAACACAGATATCACGGAAATGAAAGCAAAACCTT ATGTACCGCAACCAGTTACCGAGGAGCATATGGGGGTCGTAATGTCTTTATTCCAAAGGAGCGACGATAACCAGAAATTTTTAGTCACACTGAACGGATACAACAACAATCACGTGAATGAGAAAAATATGTCTGACGACGAGGAACGTTTGGAAATGGAG GTAAACGAAGACGATGAACTTGCACTTTCAACAATACAAAATGATATGTATGTCCAAAATGAATCAGAAACGTCTGTTTTTCAAATaacagaagcagaagaagagggCGATTTAAAGGAAAGAACCGACGAAAATAATGAGAATTGTAACACCGAAAATGTCGAGAAGATCGAAGAGCCACcgagaaggagaagaaaattaAGTCCAATTGTTTATAACAGATCCCATTCACCGAGTCCCGTAGATTTAAAGTCTAACACCTTGGTAACAAGTTCAGTACTAACGAAAC GATTAGAAAAAAAGGCATCAACGGAGAATTCAGTAACGGTTATAGATAAGTCGAAAGAAAAATGTAGATACTGGCCAAATTGTACATTAGGAAATAAGTGCTCCTATCTCCATCCGGCTGTTATGTGCAG CGCGTTCCCGGCGTGCAAATTTGGGGACAAATGTGCTTACAAGCATCCGAAATGTAAATTCGGCTTATCCTGCACAAAACTGGGATGCGTGTTCTCTCATCCCGCTCAACAATGCAAGTATCATCCATTTTGCACGAAACCGGCATGCCCGTATTCGCATCCGATGCCGGCTACGGTGGAACCGTCAAGTCAAAGAGCAAAATTCACATGGCGTAGACGAGATTGA
- the LOC117601528 gene encoding uncharacterized protein LOC117601528, which yields MFRAISYILWRNEDEHRYLRTMVVQHIKENWQEYGPFVMAEWNISDRQTYCDYMNMVGTFASELECTVATKMYYMNLSIYREINERQELKRVFHNHVSSRYETARLLFTGNSDNGHYDVLFPE from the exons ATGTTCCGAGCGATCAGTTACATCCTCTGGCGGAATGAAGACGAGCACCGCTACCTACGTACAATG GTCGTACAACACATCAAAGAAAATTGGCAGGAGTACGGGCCGTTTGTGATGGCCGAATGGAACATATCCGACCGTCAGACGTACTGCGATTACATGAACATGGTTGGCACGTTCGCCAGCGAGCTCGAGTGCACCGTGGCAACGAAGATGTACTACATGAATCTATCGATCTACCGGGAAATCAACGAAAGGCAAGAGCTGAAACGAGTGTTCCATAATCACGTGAGCTCTCGATACGAGACCGCCAGGCTATTATTCACCGGAAACTCGGACAACGGTCATTACGACGTTCTGTTTCCCGAATGA
- the LOC117601492 gene encoding short-chain dehydrogenase/reductase family 16C member 6: MIYSRDEALIVNPRMIYPSSTFWLFFTVEFLIGALLSAFLAALALLKSLLPKPPRDLTGDVVVVAGASSPLGKSLAEEFAKKGCTVVCIDSDSRSIQETACRLKATRPSVEEITPRHRKDDSSRHESMIYAYQCDLIDRNDIRRTAERIKEDIGRVDILVTCVGNPNQDIFDATSRTLMSHFWTAMAFVPLMLYRERAHIVGVTPVASSQDAFHGSRAAIVSLKESLCQELGNFSSQLTFLAFTPIVKSSTPKESEEQVARNIVRAVRTDQNTLSTGWVSRFLYQTSCAVYYGITLVTQWIHSQGCDYST; this comes from the exons ATGATCTATTCAAGAGACGAAGCACTGATCGTAAATCCGAGGATGATCTACCCTTCGTCGACCTTCTGGCTATTTTTCACCGTTGAATTTTTAATCGGAGCACTTCTATCCGCTTTTCTTGCTGCTCTCGCGCTATTGAAGTCCCTGTTACCGAAACCGCCTCGAGATTTAACCGGAGATGTGGTCGTA GTAGCAGGAGCCTCCTCGCCCCTCGGCAAATCCCTGGCCGAAGAATTCGCGAAAAAAGGATGCACCGTGGTTTGTATTGACAGTGACTCCAGATCCATCCAGGAAACAGCTTGCAGATTGAAGGCAACTCGTCCTAGCGTTGAAGAAATCACACCTAGACACAGAAAGGACGATTCCTCGAGGCACGAATCAATGATATATGCTTATCAATGCGATTTAATAGACAGGAATGATATTCGGAGAACGGCAGAGAGGATCAAGGAAGATATTGGAAGGGTTGATATCCTGGTTACCTGCGTTGGTAATCCGAATCAGGATATCTTCGATGCGACTAGTAGGACTCTGATGAGCCATTTTTGG ACAGCCATGGCATTCGTACCATTAATGTTGTATCGCGAACGAGCTCATATCGTTGGCGTAACTCCCGTTGCGTCGAGTCAAGATGCGTTCCATGGTTCAAGAGCAGCGATAGTCA GTCTGAAAGAAAGTCTTTGTCAAGAATTGGGTAATTTCAGCAGTCAGCTGACGTTCCTGGCATTCACACCGATCGTCAAATCCAG CACGCCGAAGGAAAGCGAAGAACAAGTGGCTCGTAACATCGTGCGTGCTGTTAGAACGGATCAGAATACATTGAGCACCGGTTGGGTGTCCAGATTCTTATACCAAACAAG ctGTGCTGTTTACTATGGAATAACGCTCGTCACTCAATGGATCCATTCCCAGGGATGCGATTATTCTACAtaa
- the Nab2 gene encoding nuclear polyadenosine RNA-binding 2 isoform X1 yields MDIRGIEVTNQLRSAIRAKLLELGVRYDEELPDYILVMVVNKKSRQQMHEDLYLFLESCTTPFVDWLHDQVLKKLQKVTVAKKKSLREFVPTVVVKQEEERKKKKACTTSFLDDQTVNQTTDKSSNKNLKDDKSFHKQNTKASISSQKLDTTQNKNIDKSVKNISHESKLDGTPNHVVSQQPVIKRTQVTTDNQSVGVNKEVFTIETLNNKSGDPPKVDDKSSRNLKRPLEMTNNYKDNLEKKQTEAKRSKIEENGEDTTEDNAKKLKSCVNKPKVTSVVSVKNRLGVVSPRKKFEVHRERMDNESRYRQNEKHLEKHRLDSNRSSNFQRGRNFDADERSKRNRETDLKHNESDKVINIKTRLGNTKIDKTPKSIDLKEKVNSIVKSRSVEKTGGTIKDRLGIANKLPKQLGNKEPIDFKSKPLEQDRDPSAINKNIKNRLGPLKNNFKPLNIKSAFNSSIRKSQSSEDDDYLNLGAEEELDDDAQSVGNSGPIKSHIIAVNKPAPIKTERKRLKSLERGNKQSSDLDEDMEETKIPSKVIVTPRPLKPLQPAQKRATQSLLLRAVAEANQSVVTQKNPEPSLLDKKQTLKRLKPAPVRDVGQNLSVHLNSNKRLVMEKIQVELNTDITEMKAKPYVPQPVTEEHMGVVMSLFQRSDDNQKFLVTLNGYNNNHVNEKNMSDDEERLEMEGSPLFSTQVNEDDELALSTIQNDMYVQNESETSVFQITEAEEEGDLKERTDENNENCNTENVEKIEEPPRRRRKLSPIVYNRSHSPSPVDLKSNTLVTSSVLTKRLEKKASTENSVTVIDKSKEKCRYWPNCTLGNKCSYLHPAVMCSAFPACKFGDKCAYKHPKCKFGLSCTKLGCVFSHPAQQCKYHPFCTKPACPYSHPMPATVEPSSQRAKFTWRRRD; encoded by the exons ATGGATATACGTGGAATAGAAGTCACGAATCAATTGCGA AGTGCAATTCGTGCTAAATTGTTGGAGCTCGGAGTACGATACGATGAAGAACTACCGGATTATATTTTAGTGATGGTTGTAAACAAAAAATCCCGTCAGCAAATGCATGAGGATTTGTATTTGTTCTTGGAGAGCTGTACAACGCCGTTTGTGGATTGGTTGCACGATCAAGTgttgaaaaaattgcaaaaggtCACTGTAGCTAAAAAGAAATCGTTGAGAGAGTTTGTGCCCACAGTTGTGGttaaacaggaagaggaaaggaagaagaaaaaggcaTGCACAACTTCCTTTCTGGATGATCAAACCGTTAATCAGACTACCGATAAGTCATCCAATAAGAACCTGAAGGATGACAAATCATTCCATAAGCAGAACACAAAAGCATCCATATCTAGTCAAAAATTGGACACAACtcagaataaaaatatagaCAAGTCTGTAAAGAATATAAGTCATGAAAGCAAATTGGATGGCACACCAAATCATGTTGTTTCTCAGCAGCCTGTGATAAAAAGAACGCAGGTGACTACTGATAATCAAAGTGTCGGTGTAAATAAAGAAGTTTTTACCATTGAAACTTTGAACAACAAATCTGGGGATCCACCAAAAGTCGATGATAAATCATCCAGAAATCTCAAAAGACCATTGGAGATGACAAATAATTATAAGGAcaatttagaaaagaaacagACTGAAGCGAAGAGAtccaaaattgaagaaaatggcGAGGATACAACAGAAGATAACGCAAAGAAATTAAAATCTTGCGTGAACAAGCCAAAAGTTACCTCAGTTGTATCTGTTAAAAATCGTTTAGGAGTGGTATCTCCCAGGAAGAAATTCGAAGTCCATAGAGAAAGGATGGATAACGAAAGTCGATATAGACAGAATGAAAAGCATCTTGAGAAGCACAGATTGGATAGTAATCGTAGTAGTAACTTCCAACGGGGAAGGAATTTTGATGCGGACGAACGGTCAAAAAGAAATCGCGAAACTGATTTAAAACACAACGAGTCTGATAAAGTTATTAACATTAAAACTCGACTAGGAAATACTAAGATTGACAAAACACCCAAAAGCATAGATTTAAAAGAGAAAGTTAATTCTATTGTAAAATCAAGATCAGTAGAAAAAACAGGGGGTACAATTAAAGATCGTTTAGGAATCGCTAATAAATTACCAAAACAGCTAGGAAATAAAGAACCGATAGATTTTAAAAGTAAACCTCTGGAACAAGATCGTGATCCTTCAGCTATCAACAAAAACATAAAGAATAGATTGGGACCATTAAAGAATAACTTCAAaccattaaatattaaaagtgcTTTCAATTCGTCGATTCGAAAGTCTCAAAGTAGCGAGGACGATGATTATCTGAACTTAGGTGCAGAAGAGGAATTAGACGATGATGCCCAATCAGTGGGGAACTCTGGTCCTATTAAATCCCACATAATAGCTGTAAATAAACCTGCACCAATTAAGACTGAAAGAAAACGATTGAAGTCTTTAGAAAGAGGAAATAAACAATCGAGTGATCTGGATGAGGATATGGAAGAAACAAAGATACCTAGTAAAGTAATCGTAACACCAAGACCATTGAAACCATTGCAACCTGCACAGAAACGTGCTACGCAGTCACTTTTATTAAGGGCTGTTGCAGAAGCAAATCAGTCGGTTGTTACCCAAAAAAATCCAGAGCCATCTCTATTG GATAAGAAACAAACGTTGAAACGTCTTAAACCTGCCCCGGTGAGGGACGTGGGTCAAAATTTATCGGTACATCTCAATTCTAATAAGAGATTAGTCATGGAAAAGATACAAGTGGAATTAAACACAGATATCACGGAAATGAAAGCAAAACCTT ATGTACCGCAACCAGTTACCGAGGAGCATATGGGGGTCGTAATGTCTTTATTCCAAAGGAGCGACGATAACCAGAAATTTTTAGTCACACTGAACGGATACAACAACAATCACGTGAATGAGAAAAATATGTCTGACGACGAGGAACGTTTGGAAATGGAG GGATCTCCCTTGTTTTCTACACAGGTAAACGAAGACGATGAACTTGCACTTTCAACAATACAAAATGATATGTATGTCCAAAATGAATCAGAAACGTCTGTTTTTCAAATaacagaagcagaagaagagggCGATTTAAAGGAAAGAACCGACGAAAATAATGAGAATTGTAACACCGAAAATGTCGAGAAGATCGAAGAGCCACcgagaaggagaagaaaattaAGTCCAATTGTTTATAACAGATCCCATTCACCGAGTCCCGTAGATTTAAAGTCTAACACCTTGGTAACAAGTTCAGTACTAACGAAAC GATTAGAAAAAAAGGCATCAACGGAGAATTCAGTAACGGTTATAGATAAGTCGAAAGAAAAATGTAGATACTGGCCAAATTGTACATTAGGAAATAAGTGCTCCTATCTCCATCCGGCTGTTATGTGCAG CGCGTTCCCGGCGTGCAAATTTGGGGACAAATGTGCTTACAAGCATCCGAAATGTAAATTCGGCTTATCCTGCACAAAACTGGGATGCGTGTTCTCTCATCCCGCTCAACAATGCAAGTATCATCCATTTTGCACGAAACCGGCATGCCCGTATTCGCATCCGATGCCGGCTACGGTGGAACCGTCAAGTCAAAGAGCAAAATTCACATGGCGTAGACGAGATTGA
- the LOC117601493 gene encoding uncharacterized protein LOC117601493 yields MGIHQNERKQKMDHSSTDVERVERNEKCFDGVAEIPEFREQIDVDREYQDFPEEKIWTPQEEVNEWVPFYVFMARSVLTFVQERRGISNREAMENSCTGYAEQYITDVLHDSEYSADTALRTLFTKELPRKLCARWTSTDIELFIKGITKHGKNFSNIRKDLLPEKDTKDLVDFYYAWKWSEPAKKLRNCRHQRRTKGKQRFPSISCIFGGLASSKIVTRSVAAKLSLESKEESNEAIQNVLLHDITSITNSNEDSVDKGSSKIRRHSSKVLSNIESPERRRKLKENSNSVGRKRRRNGTFII; encoded by the exons ATGGGTATCCATCAGAACGAGAGGAAACAGAAGATGGATCATAGTTCGACGGATGTCGAGAGAGTCGAGAGAAACGAG AAATGTTTCGACGGCGTCGCGGAGATCCCGGAATTTCGGGAACAAATCGACGTAGATAGGGAGTACCAAGATTTCCCGGAGGAGAAAATTTGGACGCCGCAGGAGGAAGTGAACGAATGGGTTCCCTTCTACGTCTTTATGGCTCGTTCGGTATTGACTTTCGTCCAAGAGAGGCGAGGAATTTCCAACCGGGAAGCAATGGAGAATTCGTGCACCGGTTATGCGGAACAATACATCACCGATGTTCTCCACGACTCGGAGTATTCGGCGGATACGGCCCTGAGGACCTTGTTCACGAAGGAACTACCACGAAAATTGTGCGCAAGGTGGACATCGACCGATATC GAGCTTTTCATCAAGGGTATCACCAAACATGGCAAGAATTTCTCAAACATACGGAAGGATTTGTTGCCGGAAAAGGACACG AAAGACTTGGTAGACTTTTACTATGCATGGAAATGGTCCGAACCAGCGAAGAAACTAAGGAATTGTCGACATCAGCGTCGTACGAAGGGCAAACAACGTTTCCCATCGATCAGCTGTATTTTTGGCGGATTGGCGTCCTCGAAAATAGTAACCCGTAGCGTGGCAGCCAAATTGTCTCTCGAAAGTAAAGAGGAATCCAATGAGGCTATTCAAAACGTACTATTACACGATATCACGAGTATCACTAACTCGAACGAGGATTCAGTAGATAAGGGGAGCAGTAAAATTAGAAGACACTCTTCTAAAGTATTATCCAATATAGAAAGCCCCGAGAGgcgaagaaaattaaaagaaaattccaaCAGTGTTGGTCGAAAGAGAAGACGAAACGGTACATTTATCATTTGA